Proteins found in one Luteimonas chenhongjianii genomic segment:
- the dxr gene encoding 1-deoxy-D-xylulose-5-phosphate reductoisomerase: MQNATADFRKVAVLGATGSIGTSALDVVARHPDRMRASVLGAGRDVDGLVALCAAHRPDHAVIADPALHDALAQGLRDARLATTPHAGMAAFDALASDADACDTVVAAIVGAAGLDSTLAALRAGKRVLLANKESLVLAGGLMMQAAREAGAVIVPIDSEHNAIHQCLPPGGDCGGVSRIILTASGGPFRGRSRESLADVTPAQAIAHPKWSMGPKISVDSATLMNKGLELIEAHHLFDMPADRLDVLVHPQSLVHSFVEFVDGSTLAQLGLPDMRTALAVGLGHPHRIASGVPGLDLLRHGQLDFEAPDHDAFPCLGLARAALVAGGTAPAVLNAANEIAVSAFLQGQLRFLAIPALVEHVLAALPAAPAATLDVLRDADARARAAATQALETGVIH; encoded by the coding sequence ATGCAGAACGCGACGGCAGACTTTCGCAAGGTTGCGGTGCTGGGCGCCACCGGTTCGATCGGCACCTCGGCGCTGGATGTCGTCGCCCGGCATCCGGACCGCATGCGCGCCAGCGTGCTCGGCGCCGGGCGCGATGTCGACGGACTGGTCGCGCTTTGCGCCGCGCACCGCCCGGACCATGCGGTGATCGCCGATCCCGCCCTGCACGATGCGCTGGCGCAGGGGCTGCGTGATGCGCGGCTCGCGACCACGCCGCACGCAGGCATGGCCGCATTCGATGCGCTCGCCAGTGATGCCGACGCCTGTGACACCGTGGTCGCCGCCATCGTCGGCGCCGCGGGGCTGGATTCCACGCTCGCAGCGCTGCGCGCCGGCAAGCGCGTGCTGCTTGCGAACAAGGAATCTCTGGTGCTCGCCGGCGGACTGATGATGCAGGCCGCGCGCGAGGCCGGTGCGGTGATCGTGCCGATCGACAGCGAACACAATGCGATCCACCAGTGCCTGCCGCCGGGGGGCGACTGTGGCGGTGTGTCCAGGATCATCCTGACCGCATCGGGCGGGCCGTTCCGAGGCCGCAGCCGGGAATCGCTGGCCGATGTCACGCCCGCCCAGGCCATCGCCCATCCCAAATGGTCGATGGGGCCGAAGATCTCGGTCGATTCGGCCACCCTGATGAACAAGGGGCTCGAATTGATCGAGGCGCATCACCTGTTCGACATGCCCGCCGACCGGCTGGACGTGCTGGTGCATCCGCAGAGTCTGGTGCATTCCTTCGTGGAGTTCGTCGACGGCTCCACCCTCGCCCAGCTTGGCCTCCCCGACATGCGCACTGCGCTGGCGGTAGGACTGGGGCATCCGCACCGCATCGCCTCCGGTGTGCCCGGGCTCGACCTGTTGCGCCACGGCCAGCTGGACTTCGAGGCCCCCGACCACGACGCCTTCCCGTGCCTGGGCCTGGCGCGCGCGGCGCTGGTGGCCGGCGGCACTGCGCCTGCGGTGCTCAACGCAGCCAATGAAATCGCAGTTTCAGCCTTTCTTCAGGGGCAACTGCGTTTTCTGGCCATCCCGGCGCTGGTCGAGCACGTGCTCGCCGCGCTCCCTGCCGCGCCTGCCGCGACGCTGGACGTGTTGCGCGATGCCGACGCACGCGCCCGCGCCGCCGCGACGCAGGCGCTCGAAACCGGCGTGATCCATTGA
- the rseP gene encoding RIP metalloprotease RseP — protein sequence MSEFLGSVWWLIVSLGVLVTFHEFGHFWVARRCGVRVLRFSIGFGRPLWSRRGKDGTVYQVAMIPLGGYVKMLDEREGPVPEAEAHAAFNRASVWKRIAIVAAGPVANLILCVALLWAMFVIGRPDYAPVVGQSSGIAEASGLRRDDRIDAVGERATPTWMEVQLALLPAALDRHDIALQVRDADDREVVRDLRLSTLPADFDQRRIAAAVGLWPRHLLLPPVVGRVEPDSAAWGILAEGDRLTAIDGHPVHAFEDIGPLVQALGEQGGQAMVEVERNGERLALEMAPRQMERPDGRGRYWAFGIAPPPNLSLPPKDALQRYGPLDAVPAALREVSHQAGQLVAMIGRAFTGRVAIENTVAGPITIARAANTYAGQGAAWYLTILALLSLSLAILNLLPIPLLDGGHLLYYLIELVKGSPVSERTMMAGQYVGMALLACLMGLAFYNDILQLVR from the coding sequence ATGTCTGAATTCCTCGGCTCGGTGTGGTGGCTCATCGTCAGCCTCGGCGTGCTGGTGACCTTCCACGAGTTCGGACATTTCTGGGTCGCGCGGCGCTGCGGGGTACGCGTGCTGCGGTTCTCGATCGGGTTCGGGCGGCCGCTGTGGTCGCGGCGCGGCAAGGACGGCACCGTCTACCAGGTCGCGATGATCCCGCTCGGCGGCTACGTCAAGATGCTCGACGAGCGCGAAGGCCCCGTGCCCGAAGCCGAGGCGCACGCGGCATTCAACCGCGCCTCGGTCTGGAAGCGCATCGCCATCGTCGCGGCCGGGCCGGTCGCGAACCTGATCCTGTGCGTCGCCCTGCTGTGGGCGATGTTCGTCATCGGAAGGCCGGACTACGCGCCGGTCGTCGGCCAGTCCAGCGGGATTGCCGAGGCCTCGGGCCTGCGCCGGGACGACCGCATCGACGCCGTCGGCGAACGCGCGACCCCCACCTGGATGGAAGTGCAGCTGGCCCTGCTCCCGGCCGCGCTCGACCGCCACGACATCGCGCTGCAGGTGCGCGACGCCGACGACCGGGAGGTCGTCCGCGACCTGCGCCTGTCCACCCTGCCGGCCGACTTCGACCAGCGGCGCATCGCCGCGGCAGTCGGTCTGTGGCCGCGGCACCTGCTGCTGCCGCCGGTGGTGGGGCGCGTCGAGCCCGACTCGGCGGCCTGGGGCATCCTCGCCGAGGGCGACCGCCTGACCGCGATCGACGGCCACCCGGTGCACGCCTTCGAGGACATCGGCCCCCTGGTCCAGGCCCTCGGCGAGCAGGGCGGCCAGGCGATGGTCGAGGTGGAGCGTAACGGCGAGCGGCTCGCCCTCGAGATGGCGCCGCGGCAGATGGAACGTCCTGACGGACGCGGGCGGTACTGGGCCTTCGGAATCGCGCCGCCGCCCAACCTGTCCCTGCCGCCTAAGGATGCGCTGCAGCGCTACGGCCCCCTCGACGCCGTGCCGGCGGCGTTGCGTGAGGTAAGCCACCAGGCCGGCCAACTCGTGGCGATGATCGGACGCGCGTTCACTGGCCGGGTAGCGATCGAGAACACGGTCGCCGGCCCGATCACCATCGCCCGCGCCGCCAATACCTACGCCGGCCAGGGCGCGGCCTGGTACCTGACCATCCTCGCCCTGCTCTCCCTGAGCCTGGCGATCCTGAACCTCCTCCCGATTCCGCTGCTGGATGGGGGGCACCTGTTGTATTACCTTATCGAGTTGGTCAAAGGCAGCCCGGTGAGCGAGCGCACGATGATGGCCGGGCAGTACGTCGGCATGGCCCTGCTGGCCTGCCTGATGGGCCTGGCGTTCTACAACGACATCCTCCAACTCGTCCGCTGA
- a CDS encoding phosphatidate cytidylyltransferase, whose product MTRTRILAALLMAPIAIAAVLLLNTPWIAAVSAIVFLTALWEWLRLADIDDTLARTALLLLNLLLMVAVVWASATGGGSLVLLKMLAMAGVAWWLLATLWLRHYDFASDHDTRARVFKLAAGTLAVIPAWAALCVIHAGENGGHGNRWLLLALAIVWATDTGAYFTGRKFGKHKLAPRISPNKTIEGLVGGLVAGVLVAVAFAPLAGASLAQLPLVALVAVATVLASVVGDLFESLLKRHVGAKDSGTLIPGHGGVLDRLDSVLAALPVFAFGQIWLGF is encoded by the coding sequence ATGACACGCACCCGGATCCTCGCCGCCCTGCTGATGGCGCCCATCGCCATCGCAGCCGTCCTGTTGCTCAATACGCCGTGGATAGCCGCGGTTTCGGCGATCGTGTTCCTCACCGCGCTATGGGAATGGCTGCGGCTGGCCGACATCGACGACACGCTCGCGCGTACTGCGCTGCTGCTGCTGAACCTGCTGCTGATGGTCGCCGTGGTCTGGGCCTCGGCGACCGGCGGCGGGTCGCTGGTGCTGCTGAAGATGCTGGCGATGGCAGGCGTGGCCTGGTGGCTGCTGGCGACGCTGTGGCTGCGCCACTACGATTTCGCGTCCGACCACGACACCCGGGCGCGTGTGTTCAAGCTCGCTGCCGGCACCCTGGCGGTGATCCCGGCCTGGGCCGCGCTGTGCGTCATCCACGCGGGCGAAAACGGGGGACACGGCAACCGCTGGCTGCTGCTGGCGCTGGCCATCGTGTGGGCCACCGACACCGGCGCCTATTTCACCGGCCGCAAGTTCGGCAAGCACAAGCTGGCGCCGCGGATCAGCCCCAACAAGACCATCGAGGGACTCGTTGGCGGCCTCGTTGCGGGCGTGCTCGTGGCGGTCGCGTTCGCGCCACTGGCCGGCGCCAGCCTCGCGCAGCTGCCGCTGGTCGCCCTGGTCGCGGTGGCGACGGTGCTGGCCTCGGTGGTCGGCGACCTGTTCGAGAGCCTGCTCAAGCGGCACGTGGGGGCCAAGGACTCGGGCACCCTGATCCCCGGCCACGGCGGCGTTCTCGACCGTCTCGACAGCGTGCTGGCGGCGTTGCCGGTGTTCGCCTTCGGGCAGATCTGGCTCGGTTTCTGA
- the frr gene encoding ribosome recycling factor: MLNDIKKDTQTRMAKSVEALRHTLVKVRTGRATSALVDHIKVNYHGSEMPLSQVASISVSDARSLVITPWEKQIVGAIEKAILGSDLGLTPNTAGTTIRLNLPALTEERRKELSKVVHGEGEDSKVAIRNIRRDANQQIKELLKEKLVSEDDVRRSEDEIQKITDSAIKDVDEVVKAKEQELMTV, from the coding sequence ATGCTCAACGACATCAAGAAAGATACCCAGACCCGCATGGCCAAGAGCGTCGAAGCGCTCAGGCACACGCTGGTCAAGGTGCGCACCGGCCGCGCCACGAGCGCCCTGGTCGACCACATCAAGGTCAACTACCACGGCTCGGAGATGCCGCTGAGCCAGGTCGCCAGCATCTCGGTGTCCGATGCGCGTTCGCTCGTGATCACGCCCTGGGAGAAGCAGATCGTCGGCGCGATCGAGAAGGCGATCCTCGGCTCCGACCTGGGCCTGACCCCGAACACTGCCGGGACCACGATCCGCCTCAACCTGCCCGCGCTGACCGAGGAGCGCCGCAAGGAGCTGTCCAAGGTCGTGCATGGCGAAGGCGAGGACAGCAAGGTGGCGATCCGCAACATCCGCCGCGATGCCAACCAGCAGATCAAGGAGCTCCTGAAGGAGAAGCTGGTGTCGGAGGACGACGTGCGCCGCAGCGAGGACGAAATCCAGAAGATCACCGATTCGGCGATCAAGGACGTCGACGAGGTCGTCAAGGCCAAGGAACAGGAACTGATGACGGTCTGA
- the bamA gene encoding outer membrane protein assembly factor BamA, giving the protein MTRMPDRRMLALALATVIAAPAWAQSTANAPVAAAAPALTPLAPASASNFTVSDIRVDGLQRIGAGTVFTYLPVERGDTVDASRISDAVRALYRTGFFEDIQVARQGDILVFTVSERPAINRLTLTGNKDIKTEDLTKGLNEIGLSEGETFDRLDLDRVTQELVRQYNNRGKYNVRITPTVSRLDRNRVDIAINVEEGKAAKIRHINVIGNETFDLDTLTDNWESGESNWLSWYRRDDQYSREKLEGDREKLHNFYLDRGYIDFSEDSIQVSISPDKADMFITAGITEGEVYTVSDVEVTGNTVLPKEEIESRVFVHEGQVFSRALLELSSDAIIATLGNIGYAFAQVNPIPEVDRENRTVAINLQVVPGPRVQVRRIQFKGNSRTSDEVMRREMRQFEGSWYSQAAVDRSKVRLQRLGYFESGSVNVESQPVPGSNDEVDVVFSVTETTSGSFVFGLGYSQLAGVTTTVQLSQNNFLGSGNRVSVEAQRNVYLQRYSFSFMNPYFTDGGMSLGYNLWWREFDNSEFNTAQYSSTSAAAQTILGIPLTENDSISLLFGIDRNQIFAWRGSSPESIVDYIEAFDSRTFHAWRSELAWARDTRNDFLQPTRGMMQRVSLETTLPGSTAEYFKLNYEISKYWPINRHLVLNTRAELGYGDSYGSDIVRNVCFTAGQQPTEANPNPPPAPAPSDPCEPTSSDYIRTITANGLPFYENFYAGGARSVRGFRDNTLGPREAAFGSSFLQPIGGAVKTVGSAEMFFPQLIKSPAARISAFVDFGNVFKDVDSWDAKELRASAGIALMWRAPVGPISISYAYPLRQQKEVRGGSGELIKQGDEVERLQFTFGGAF; this is encoded by the coding sequence ATGACGCGAATGCCTGACCGCCGAATGCTCGCCCTCGCCCTCGCCACGGTGATCGCCGCACCGGCCTGGGCCCAGTCGACGGCCAATGCACCTGTGGCGGCCGCCGCGCCCGCACTGACGCCACTGGCCCCCGCCAGCGCAAGCAACTTCACCGTCAGCGACATCCGTGTCGACGGCCTGCAGCGCATCGGCGCGGGCACGGTATTCACCTACCTGCCCGTGGAACGCGGCGACACCGTCGACGCCTCGCGGATCAGCGATGCGGTGCGTGCGCTCTACCGCACCGGCTTCTTCGAGGACATCCAGGTCGCCCGCCAGGGCGACATCCTGGTGTTCACGGTCAGCGAGCGCCCCGCGATCAACCGCCTGACGCTGACCGGCAACAAGGACATCAAGACCGAGGACCTGACCAAGGGCCTCAACGAGATCGGCCTGTCCGAAGGCGAGACCTTCGACCGTCTGGACCTCGACCGCGTGACCCAGGAACTGGTTCGCCAGTACAACAACCGCGGCAAGTACAACGTACGCATCACGCCGACCGTCTCGCGGCTGGATCGCAACCGGGTCGACATCGCGATCAACGTCGAGGAAGGCAAGGCGGCGAAGATCCGTCACATCAACGTGATCGGCAACGAGACCTTCGATCTCGACACCCTGACCGACAACTGGGAATCGGGCGAGTCCAACTGGCTCAGCTGGTATCGCCGCGACGACCAGTACTCGCGCGAGAAGCTCGAGGGCGACCGCGAGAAGCTGCACAACTTCTACCTCGACCGCGGCTACATCGACTTCAGCGAAGACAGCATCCAGGTCTCGATCAGCCCCGACAAGGCGGACATGTTCATCACCGCCGGCATCACCGAGGGTGAGGTCTACACGGTCTCGGACGTGGAGGTCACCGGAAACACGGTGCTGCCGAAGGAAGAGATCGAGAGCCGCGTGTTCGTGCACGAAGGCCAGGTGTTCTCGCGCGCGCTGCTGGAGCTCAGCTCCGATGCGATCATCGCCACGCTCGGCAACATCGGCTACGCCTTCGCCCAGGTGAATCCGATCCCTGAAGTCGACCGCGAGAACCGCACGGTCGCGATCAATCTGCAGGTCGTGCCGGGCCCGCGGGTGCAGGTCCGGCGCATCCAGTTCAAGGGCAACAGCCGCACCTCCGACGAGGTAATGCGCCGCGAGATGCGCCAGTTCGAGGGCAGCTGGTACTCGCAGGCCGCGGTCGACCGCTCCAAGGTCCGTCTGCAGCGGCTGGGATACTTCGAGTCCGGCAGCGTCAATGTCGAAAGCCAGCCCGTGCCGGGCAGCAACGACGAGGTGGACGTGGTCTTCAGCGTCACCGAGACCACGTCGGGCAGCTTCGTGTTCGGCCTGGGGTACTCGCAGCTCGCCGGCGTGACCACAACGGTGCAGCTGTCGCAGAACAACTTCCTCGGCAGCGGCAACCGCGTGTCGGTCGAGGCGCAGCGCAACGTGTATCTGCAGCGCTACTCGTTCTCGTTCATGAATCCGTATTTCACCGACGGCGGCATGTCGCTGGGCTACAACCTGTGGTGGCGCGAGTTCGACAACTCCGAGTTCAACACCGCGCAGTACTCCTCGACCAGCGCGGCGGCACAGACCATCCTGGGCATTCCGCTGACCGAGAACGACTCGATCTCGCTGCTGTTCGGCATCGACCGCAACCAGATCTTCGCCTGGCGCGGCTCCTCGCCCGAATCCATCGTGGATTACATCGAGGCCTTCGACTCGCGGACCTTCCACGCCTGGCGCAGCGAGCTCGCCTGGGCGCGCGACACGCGCAACGACTTCCTGCAGCCCACCCGCGGCATGATGCAGCGGGTCTCGCTCGAAACCACCCTGCCCGGCTCGACCGCCGAGTACTTCAAGCTCAATTACGAGATCTCGAAGTACTGGCCGATCAACCGCCATCTGGTGCTCAACACCCGCGCAGAGCTGGGCTACGGCGACAGCTACGGCAGCGACATCGTGCGCAATGTCTGCTTTACCGCTGGGCAGCAGCCGACCGAGGCCAATCCGAATCCGCCGCCGGCGCCCGCGCCGAGCGATCCGTGCGAGCCGACGTCCAGCGACTACATCCGCACCATCACCGCGAACGGCCTGCCGTTCTACGAGAACTTCTACGCCGGTGGCGCGCGCTCGGTACGCGGTTTCCGTGACAACACGCTCGGCCCGCGCGAGGCCGCGTTCGGCAGCAGCTTCCTGCAGCCGATCGGTGGCGCGGTCAAGACGGTCGGTTCGGCGGAGATGTTCTTCCCGCAGCTGATCAAGTCGCCTGCCGCGCGCATCTCGGCCTTCGTCGACTTCGGCAACGTCTTCAAGGACGTCGATTCGTGGGACGCCAAGGAACTGCGCGCATCGGCCGGCATCGCGCTGATGTGGCGGGCGCCGGTCGGCCCGATCTCGATCAGCTATGCCTATCCGCTGCGGCAGCAGAAGGAAGTGCGCGGCGGTTCCGGCGAGCTGATCAAGCAGGGTGACGAGGTCGAGCGCCTGCAGTTCACGTTCGGCGGTGCGTTCTGA
- the uppS gene encoding polyprenyl diphosphate synthase: MNVSTPSASIPRHVAVIMDGNGRWAARRRRPRAIGHRAGARTVNLCIDFCLARGIGALTLFAFSSENWGRPEEEVGALMKLFVGALDREVDELHRRGVRLRFIGDRRRFSEAIRGRMAAAEARTADNTRLTLTVAASYGGRQDIAMAARSLAEDVAAGRLRPDEVDEAALGARVALADLPAPDLFIRTGGDLRISNFLLWQLAYTELWFTETLWPELGIEELEQALGAYASRERRFGLTGEQIANAQDAVPGEGHS, from the coding sequence ATGAACGTTTCGACCCCGTCCGCGTCCATACCGCGCCACGTCGCCGTCATCATGGACGGCAACGGGCGTTGGGCGGCCCGCCGCCGGCGCCCGCGCGCGATCGGCCATCGCGCCGGCGCCCGCACAGTGAACCTGTGCATCGATTTCTGCCTCGCGCGTGGCATCGGCGCGCTGACCCTGTTCGCCTTCTCCAGCGAGAACTGGGGGCGTCCGGAGGAGGAAGTCGGCGCGCTGATGAAACTGTTCGTGGGTGCGCTCGACCGTGAAGTGGACGAGCTGCACCGGCGCGGCGTGCGACTGCGCTTCATCGGCGACCGTCGCCGGTTCAGTGAGGCGATCCGCGGCAGGATGGCTGCGGCCGAAGCACGGACCGCCGACAACACTCGGCTGACGCTCACCGTCGCTGCCAGTTACGGCGGCCGTCAGGACATCGCGATGGCCGCGCGCAGCCTTGCCGAAGACGTCGCCGCCGGCCGCCTGCGCCCCGATGAGGTCGACGAGGCCGCGCTCGGCGCGCGCGTGGCATTGGCGGACCTGCCAGCGCCGGATCTGTTCATCCGCACCGGCGGGGACCTGCGCATCAGCAATTTCCTGCTGTGGCAGCTGGCGTATACCGAATTGTGGTTCACCGAAACCCTCTGGCCCGAGCTCGGCATCGAGGAACTGGAGCAGGCGTTGGGGGCGTATGCCTCGCGGGAACGCCGCTTCGGGCTGACCGGCGAGCAGATCGCCAACGCGCAGGACGCAGTGCCCGGGGAGGGCCACTCATGA